GCAGGCAGGCCATGAGCGCCGCGGTGTGGACCCAGGACGGCTCGAACCGCCCGAGCAGCGACAGGATGCCGATCACCAGCACCGGATGAACCAGCAGTTTCAACGCCAGGATCGGTGAGATCGACGCCGCGACCCGGCCGAGTGCCGCGAAACTCTCCATGCGGATGGCGACTGTCACGCCAAGCGTGAAGAGTGCCACGGGCGCCGCCGCGGCCTGCAGGAACGCCAGCAGGCGATCAAGCATCTCCGGTGGCTCGAACTGGACGAAGGCCGACACCACACCGGCAACGGTTGCCAGGATGAACGGGTGGGTCACGATCCGGGTGACGGTCTCGCGCAAGATGGACCAGCCGGACCGCCCGCCCCCTTCCGACAGTGCCATCAGCAAGGGCACCAGCGAGAACAGCAGGATGTTGTCGAAGCAGAAGATCAGCGCGACCGGCACGGCCGCTTCCGGGCCAACGGTCGAAAAGGCAAGGCCAGGCCCCATATAGCCGATATTGCCATAGGCGGCGCAGATGCCGGCGGCCGTGGCAAAGCGCATGTTCCCACGCGATCGCCAGATCATGTAGGCGAAACCGAGGGCGAAGATCAGCCCGGTCGCCAGCGTCGTGCCGGCGATGAACGGGACGTTGTTCAGCTTCTCCAGAGGCGTCTTGGCGAGGATCCGGTAGAACAGGGCCGGTAGCGCGATATAGATCAGGAGGAAGTTCATCCACCCGAGGCCGGCCTCCGGGATCGGCGTTCCGCGCCACATCTTGAACCGGGCGGCACCGAAACCGAGCGCGATCAGCCCGAAGAACGGCATCGCGAGATTGAGAACCTGGATCATCGAGGGCCTTCGGTCGCCGCCCGTGGCGACTGGTCGCGGCGATGGCTAGTCAACCGCGGTGCGCCCGTCAATCCGTGCGGCGGATGGCTCTACTGCAGATCGACCGAGCGTGTGCGGTACTGGCCGGTATCGTCTCGGTCGAACACCTCGTCGACCTGCGGATGGCGGATGGGATCGCCACTGTTGTCAGGGACCAGGTTCTGCTCGGAGACATAGGCGACGTATTCCGTCTCCGAATTCTCCGCGAACAGATGGTAGAAAGGCTGGTCCTTCGACGGCCTGATATCCGCTGGGATCGAATCGTACCATTCGTCGGTGTTGGAGAATGTCGGATCGACGTCGAAGACCACGCCACGAAACGGATATATCCGGTGGCGGACGACCTGGCCGATCTTGAACTTGGCGACCCTGAGCTTGTCCATGGACCTGTCTCTTCGCCGCAGGCGAGCGGGCGGATTTAAGGGGCGGGACAAAACTCCCTCGCCGCCGTCCTGTCAACGCGGCAGTTGGGTCTAAGGGGCTCAGGACCGGTGTTTTCCTGTCCGAAGCCCCTGTTCGGCGATCACATTGCGTAGCGCGCGGCGAAATCCGGGTCCTTGGCGGCAACGATCCGGGCAAGGTCAACCATCACCTTGGCCTGTTTCCAGGTGGCGTCGTCCTGCATCTTGCCATCGATCATCACGGCGCCCGAGCCATCCGGCATGGCCGCCAGGATCTTCGCGGCGAAGGCGACTTCGGCGGGATCCGGCGAATAGACCTGCTTCGCGATGCCGATCTGACTGGGATGAAGGGTCCAGGCACCCGCGCAACCCATCAGGAACGCGTTGCGGAACTGGGTTTCGCAGGCGACGGGGTCGGAGAAGTCCCCGAATGGTCCGTAGAAGGCCTTCAACCCATTGGCGGCACAGGCATCGACCATCTTGGCGAGCGTGTAGTGCCAGAGATCCTGCTGATAGCTCGCGCGGGGCCCCTCGCCCACCGCATCGGCCACCATCTTGTATTCGGGGTGGCCGCCGCCAACGCGGGTCGTCTTCATGGCCCGAGAGGCGGCCAGGTCGGCCGGCCCAAGGCTCATGCCATGCATACGCGGCGATGCCTCGGCGATCTGCTCGACATTCTTGACCCCCTCGGCGGTCTCGAGGATCGCGTGGATCAGGATAGGCTTGCGCACGGCATGGCGCGCCTCAAGCTGGGCCAGCAACTGGTCGAGATAGTGGATGTCCCAGGCACCCTCGACCTTGGGCAGCATGATCACATCGAGCTTGTTGCCGACCTTGGCGACGATCTCGGTGAGATCGTCGAGGATCCACGGCGAGTTCAGAGCGTTGACGCGGGTCCAAACGCCCGTCGATCCAAAATCGGTGGCCTGCACCATCTCGATGAAGCCGTTGCGGGCCGCTTCCTTGGCGTCGAGCGGAATGGCATCCTCGAGATTGCCAAGGACCACGTCCACGGTCTTGGCCAGCTCAGGCACCTTGGCGCGCACCTTGTCCAGATGCGGCGGCACGAAATGGATCATCCGCTCCAGCCTGACCGGCAGTTCCCGGTAGGGATCCGGCGCACCGATGGCGAGCGGTTTGTAGACGTTGCGCGGCAGCTTCATGAGACCCTCCGAGACCCATCCGGTATCGGAGCATCGCACCTCCGGCAATTCGGTTGAAGGGCCGATGTTGCGGCGCAAACAAAAACGGCGCGGACGGGGTCCGCGCCGTTCGGATTGCAGATGGGTATTTGATCAGCGCTGCGGTGGGGCCAGCGGCGCGCCTGCCGGAGCGGGCGGCACGGGGACACCGGGTGCGGGCGGCGCACCGGGCGCGCCACCCTGCTGCTGGAGGCGGCGCTGGGCTTCCTCGCCGCGGCGCTGAAGCTCTTCCGCGAGCCGGCGCTGGCTCTCCTCATAGGCCTTCGGGTCAACCGGCTGGCCGTCATAAGAGGCGGCGAAGCCCTGCAGCGACATCGCAAGCGAAATCGCGCGGTTGTTCATGTTGACGACCTGGATGTTCAGGTTGTTCGAACGCTTCATGCGGGTGAGGAACTCGGGGGCGAGCTCCATCTGGGCGAAGCAGGCATTCGGCAGGCAGACCTCATAGCGCATGGCCTGCGGCTGGGCCTGACCCTGCCCTTCGAGCACCACGCGGATACCGGGCTGCAGCGACATGCCAACTGGCACCGCAATGATCAGGCGCGGCTTCTCACCCTCGAGGTCGCGGATCTGGACCGATGCGAGCATCTGCCCGTTCTCGGCGCGGGTCTCCTGCACGACCATGCAGAGCTTCTTGGTGGTCGGCGGCGTGCGCTCATCGACAGGGACATTGTCGCAAAGCTTGACCCACGGGGTCTGCACAGCCTGCATGTTCTCGGCATTGGCCGCCGCCGCGGCGGCACCGGCCGGTGCTGCGGGCGCCGGTGCGGCCGGTGCCGCAGGAGCGGCCGGACGGGGCTGAGCCGGACGCGGTGGCGTCGTCTGGGCGAAGGCAACAGCCGGCGCGAGGAGAAGCGCGGCGCCAAGCCAGAGGCGGGCCTGGGCGGAGACTGGGCGGGACATCAAGATGGTCCTTTCGGGCTTGTCCCGCGGCGCACGCTTCGAACGGCTGCAGATCGGAACATCGGGAATCTGTTTCGGACGCGCTCTTTCGCCAC
This region of Phreatobacter aquaticus genomic DNA includes:
- a CDS encoding HpcH/HpaI aldolase/citrate lyase family protein; translation: MKLPRNVYKPLAIGAPDPYRELPVRLERMIHFVPPHLDKVRAKVPELAKTVDVVLGNLEDAIPLDAKEAARNGFIEMVQATDFGSTGVWTRVNALNSPWILDDLTEIVAKVGNKLDVIMLPKVEGAWDIHYLDQLLAQLEARHAVRKPILIHAILETAEGVKNVEQIAEASPRMHGMSLGPADLAASRAMKTTRVGGGHPEYKMVADAVGEGPRASYQQDLWHYTLAKMVDACAANGLKAFYGPFGDFSDPVACETQFRNAFLMGCAGAWTLHPSQIGIAKQVYSPDPAEVAFAAKILAAMPDGSGAVMIDGKMQDDATWKQAKVMVDLARIVAAKDPDFAARYAM
- the hspQ gene encoding heat shock protein HspQ, with product MDKLRVAKFKIGQVVRHRIYPFRGVVFDVDPTFSNTDEWYDSIPADIRPSKDQPFYHLFAENSETEYVAYVSEQNLVPDNSGDPIRHPQVDEVFDRDDTGQYRTRSVDLQ
- a CDS encoding AEC family transporter, translated to MIQVLNLAMPFFGLIALGFGAARFKMWRGTPIPEAGLGWMNFLLIYIALPALFYRILAKTPLEKLNNVPFIAGTTLATGLIFALGFAYMIWRSRGNMRFATAAGICAAYGNIGYMGPGLAFSTVGPEAAVPVALIFCFDNILLFSLVPLLMALSEGGGRSGWSILRETVTRIVTHPFILATVAGVVSAFVQFEPPEMLDRLLAFLQAAAAPVALFTLGVTVAIRMESFAALGRVAASISPILALKLLVHPVLVIGILSLLGRFEPSWVHTAALMACLPPALNVFIIARQYDTWVEEASNAVLLGTVVSVFTLTTVLYLVKNDLLPINLFAG
- a CDS encoding invasion associated locus B family protein, with translation MSRPVSAQARLWLGAALLLAPAVAFAQTTPPRPAQPRPAAPAAPAAPAPAAPAGAAAAAANAENMQAVQTPWVKLCDNVPVDERTPPTTKKLCMVVQETRAENGQMLASVQIRDLEGEKPRLIIAVPVGMSLQPGIRVVLEGQGQAQPQAMRYEVCLPNACFAQMELAPEFLTRMKRSNNLNIQVVNMNNRAISLAMSLQGFAASYDGQPVDPKAYEESQRRLAEELQRRGEEAQRRLQQQGGAPGAPPAPGVPVPPAPAGAPLAPPQR